GCCGCGCTGCTGGAGCAGCAGTACCAGGACCACGTCAGCGGCTGGGACTTCTACCTGTCCCGGCTGGCGCCGTACATCGGGACCCTGGAGCTGCGGCCATGAGCACCACCCTGGCCCCGGAGGTCGACGACGACCTCTGGTCCGCGATCGGGGACCCGACCCGACGCCGGATGCTCGACCTGCTGCTCATCGAGGGCGACGGCACCGCGACCACGCTGAGCCAGCAGATGCCGGTCACCCGTCAGGCGGTGGCCAAGCACCTCACCGTCCTCGACCGGGTCGGCCTGGTCCGGGCGACGCCGGCCGGCCGGGAGAAGCGGTACCAGGTGGACGACGCCCAGCTCGCCCGCGCGGTGGCCCAACTGGCGTCGGTCGGATCCACCTGGGACGCCCGACTGCGGCGGATCAAGCGGATCGCCGAGGCGATCCAGCGCACCCGACAGGACTGACGACGAGATCGAGGAGAACCGAGATGGTGGACATCCTGCACAGGGTCGGGGTCGAGACCCCGACGACGGAGAAGGTCTACGACGCGCTGACGACCGTCGAGGGCCTGGCCGGCTGGTGGACCGACGACACGAAGGGCAGCGCGGACCTCGGTGGCGTCCTGGAGTTCCGGTTCCCGGCCGGTGGCTTCGACATGGAGGTCGTCGAGCTGAGGCCGTCCGAGCGGGTGGTGTGGCGGGTCGTCGGCGGCCCCGAGGAGTGGATCGGCACCACGATCGACTGGCAGCTGCGCCGTGACGGCGACTACACGATCGTGCTCTTCCGGCACCAGGGCTGGCGGGAGCCGGTCGAGTTCATGCACCACTGCAGCACCAAGTGGGGCACGTACCTGATGAGCCTCAAGTCGTTGGTGGAGACCGGGAAGGGCGCGCCGGCGCCACACGACGTGCGCGTCAGCGACTGGGACTGAACCGGAATCCGCGCGACCGGCTCCGGCCGACCCCGCCGACGGGGAACCGCCCCGCCGGTGGGGTCGGCCGACGCGGCGCGGCGTGCCGAGGGCGCGGGCGACCTAGCCGATGTCGAGGGTCAGGTGTCGCGGGCTGAGTGATCCCAGGAAGTCCCGCGCGTCGAAGAGCGCCCCGGCGGCGAAGACCCCCGCCGGGGCGTCCGGGCCGGTCAGGACCCGATGGGTCGCCTCCACCACCAGGGGCGCGGTGACGGCGTAGATGTCCTGGCCGCGGGCCACCGCGCGACGCGTCTCGCCGGCACGAGCGACGACCACCTCGACGACGAAGGTCTGTGCCGACCGGCCCTGCTCGTCGACCGCCACCGGCGGCGACGCATCCGCGGCGCGCAGGTCGGCGACCGCCGCCACCGACATGTACGTGCGGATGTCGGGCGTCTTCAGGTGCGTGGGGATGGTGGCGCTGTCGGCCATCGTGAACTCCGCGACGACCGCCTGGGTTCCGGTCGGCGCCGGAAAGGTCCACTGGGTGACCGGCGCCTCGCCGGTGCGGTACCGCATCCGGTGGTCGGCGTAGACGACCCGCCGGCCGTCGCGGCGCCGGGCCGAGACCTGGCCCGTCACCCGGGTTCCCCGGGTGGGATGCCAACTGCTGAGCGCGTACGCGATGCTGATCCGGTCGGCCGCCGGCCAGTCGTCCATCGCCGCGGTGGCCAGCAGGTCGCCCAGGCCACCGTAGAAGGCCATCGCCGGCACCACCACGACTCCGGCGTCCCGGGCGGGCCCGGCGTATCCGGCGAACGTGTCGGCGACGGCCTCGAGTTCGGCCGCGACGTCCAGGTAGGGGATCCGGGCGCGCAGCGCGGCGTCGAGCACCGGGGCGGACGTCGAGGCGAAGGGCCCCGCGCAATTGATCACCGCTGCCGCGCCGGCCAGGGCCCGGTCGAGCGAGGCCGGATCGTCCACCGACGCGGGCCGTACCTCCGAGCCGGGCTGCGTCGTGGCGAGGGCGTGCAGCCGGTCGGCGTCGCGGCCGGACAGGATCGGGACGAAGCCGCGCCGTCGAAGCTCCGCGACGACGAACCGGCCGGTGTGCCCGTACGCGCCGACGACGGCGACGACCGGGTTCGATACCTTCGTGTTCTGCGTGGTCACGACGTCCAGCTTCGTGATCGCGACGACGGCGTGCCAGTGGCCGCAACGACATGCCCCGTACAGTTTCGGACATGCACTCGGTAGCGCTGGCGGTCGCCGACGGAACGCCGCTGTTCGAACTCGCCGCCGCGTGCGAGGTCTTCGGCACCGACCGTGGCCTCGCCGATCCGTGGTACGCCCTCACCATCTGCGGCCCGGACGACGACGCCGAGGTGGGCGGCTGGTTGCGAGCCGGCGTCCGGCACGGACTCGACACCCTCGCCACCGCGGACACCGTCATCGTCCCGTCCATCCGCGACGTCGACGACCCGCCGCACACCGGACTGGTCGACGCCGTCCGGGCGGCCCACGAGGGCGGGGCGCGGGTCGTGTCGCTGTGCACCGGCGCATTCGTCCTGGCCGCGGCCGGCCTGCTCGACGGGCGACGCGCCACCACCCACTGGGCCCACACGGCCCTGCTGGCCGCGCGACACCCCCGGGTGCGGGTGGACCCGGACGTGCTCTACATCGACGACGGCCGCGTCCTGACCTCCGCCGGCAAGGCCGCCGGGATGGACCTCTGCCTGCACATCGTCCGGACCGACCACGGCGCGGCGGTGGCCAACACGCTGGCCCGTACCCTGGTCGTGCCGCCACACCGGCCGGGCGGGCAGGCCCAGTTCATCCCCGCCCCGCTGGCGCAGAGTCGGGAGCCCGTCCTCGCCGACCTGCTGGCGTGGGTGAGCGCCCGGCTCGACCAGCCCCTGACCGTGCAGGACCTGGCCCGGCAGGCGAACATGAGCTCCCGCAACCTGGCCCGGCACTTCCACGCCGTCACCGGCACCAGCCCGCTGCGGTGGCTGCTGACCCAGCGGGTGCACCGCGCCCAGGAGCTGCTCGAGACCACCGACGCCGGCATCGAGTCGATCGCCGTCCGCACCGGCATGGGCACCGCCACCACCCTGCGCCGGCACTTCCACCGCCTGCTCGGCGTACCGCCCGAGGCGTACCGTCGCACCTTCCGATCGACCGGACCTCCCGCCCGCTCGGGGTGACGCGGCCGCCGTCCGCCGGCCCGACCGCGCGTCGACCGGCTGCCGCGAATCTTGCCACCGCGCGGATGACGCGGCTGCCCACCCTCGCACCGTGGCCAGGATCCGGCCGGCCGTTGCGCTTCGCGCTCAACCGGGCCGGGTGGCTGCCCGCCTGACGTGCGC
This genomic interval from Micromonospora coxensis contains the following:
- a CDS encoding SRPBCC family protein; amino-acid sequence: MVDILHRVGVETPTTEKVYDALTTVEGLAGWWTDDTKGSADLGGVLEFRFPAGGFDMEVVELRPSERVVWRVVGGPEEWIGTTIDWQLRRDGDYTIVLFRHQGWREPVEFMHHCSTKWGTYLMSLKSLVETGKGAPAPHDVRVSDWD
- a CDS encoding saccharopine dehydrogenase family protein, whose amino-acid sequence is MTTQNTKVSNPVVAVVGAYGHTGRFVVAELRRRGFVPILSGRDADRLHALATTQPGSEVRPASVDDPASLDRALAGAAAVINCAGPFASTSAPVLDAALRARIPYLDVAAELEAVADTFAGYAGPARDAGVVVVPAMAFYGGLGDLLATAAMDDWPAADRISIAYALSSWHPTRGTRVTGQVSARRRDGRRVVYADHRMRYRTGEAPVTQWTFPAPTGTQAVVAEFTMADSATIPTHLKTPDIRTYMSVAAVADLRAADASPPVAVDEQGRSAQTFVVEVVVARAGETRRAVARGQDIYAVTAPLVVEATHRVLTGPDAPAGVFAAGALFDARDFLGSLSPRHLTLDIG
- a CDS encoding helix-turn-helix domain-containing protein, whose protein sequence is MHSVALAVADGTPLFELAAACEVFGTDRGLADPWYALTICGPDDDAEVGGWLRAGVRHGLDTLATADTVIVPSIRDVDDPPHTGLVDAVRAAHEGGARVVSLCTGAFVLAAAGLLDGRRATTHWAHTALLAARHPRVRVDPDVLYIDDGRVLTSAGKAAGMDLCLHIVRTDHGAAVANTLARTLVVPPHRPGGQAQFIPAPLAQSREPVLADLLAWVSARLDQPLTVQDLARQANMSSRNLARHFHAVTGTSPLRWLLTQRVHRAQELLETTDAGIESIAVRTGMGTATTLRRHFHRLLGVPPEAYRRTFRSTGPPARSG
- a CDS encoding ArsR/SmtB family transcription factor, with the protein product MSTTLAPEVDDDLWSAIGDPTRRRMLDLLLIEGDGTATTLSQQMPVTRQAVAKHLTVLDRVGLVRATPAGREKRYQVDDAQLARAVAQLASVGSTWDARLRRIKRIAEAIQRTRQD